Genomic DNA from Panthera leo isolate Ple1 chromosome E3, P.leo_Ple1_pat1.1, whole genome shotgun sequence:
AGCCATGGGTGGGGCAGTGCCTTTCAAGGCTGCCCTCACAGAGCGCTTAGCGCTGATCCAGCCCTCCAGGGAACAGGTACAAAGGCTCATAGCAGAGCACCCCCCCACCTGACTCCTGGCATAAGGTAAGAGGAGCCCCGGTCCGGGTTCTGTCAGCACCTGTGTTTGGGGGCATTTCCTCTTGAGAGTCTCTCACCATTGCTCTAGTGCTCCCTTCTGTCTCGTTCTTTCAGCCTGTGGTCTTGTCTGGCTGGTTGGCTCTGCCCACGTCTGCCCACGTCTGCCCTTCCTTGCTCCCCAGGGAGAGCCTAAGCTTCCTCTCCATTTTGCGTTTCTAGGTTCATGGGCTGAGGAGACTTGTGGGATGGTTTCCTAAGCAGTCCAGCCCTACCTATTAATTTCTAAGTGCATTCAGAAAAACATTCATAAAACATTATAATTCGCCAGGCGATATACCTTATGTGATGTATTTGGGCAGATGCATTTGGgagaaaaagatgtttttcagttttctcctcatgtttcatgttttttcttttatataatcaGGGTctggtatattttatttcttttttgcaggGAGCTGGTAAGTCGCCTGCAAGAGCGAAATGTTCAGGTTTTCCTAATATCTGGTGGCTTTAGGAGCATTGTGGAGCATGTTGCTTCCAAGCTCAATATCCCATCAACCAACGTATTTGCCAATAGGCTGAAATTCTACTTCAATGGTAAGACTTTAATGGTGTCATTTCCCTTTCTCATCAGTTTTAGTatccagtatctttttttttttttttaagggttttttgtttgtttaatacatCTGAAAAGAACGCACTTACAAAGAATTGAGACATGTGAAAGCATTGGTTCAACACTAAAGAATCTACAAGAATTAGGATTTGGGGAAGGCGGAGAAGATtacctaaacatttttaaaaattgggaactGCAACCCAAATAAGCAGATAAAATCCCCATTAACACTTATGAAGAGTCTTCATAAGactccatgattttttttactaAACTAGAGAGCCTTAACTAGCTACTCTAGGGTTCCTCGTATGCAAAACAGAAATAAGGGGATTCCCCTGACTGGTCCCCACGTTGTTAAAtgtcctccccaccaccacccgcaCCCCCAGCTTCTTCATGAAGCAGGTCTGTCTCCATCCTCCAACTTGAAAGAGGATGTGCATCATTCCACAGACATCTGTCTTCTAGCACCACCCCTCACACTTCCTCCATCTACCAGGTCTCCGGCTGTGTTCTAGGAACACCGTATCATACGCTGTTAAGCTGGACATCTACGATAAGCATGTAAGACAATGACTGACAGGGGAAAAAACGTTTTTTAATTACGTACTCAATCCATTTGGTGTATTTCAAAAGGTGCaatacttttcttcatttatcagTGAACGAAGTTAgaaattaacttcaaaaaaaaaatcagcaaatgacAAACAAATTTCCTTGAAAGTCACAGTCACATATAGAGTGCATCCTAGAAAAGAGGGGCAAGACAGGTTCCACCCGCTTTCATGAGTTTCATCAAGTACTAGACCTACTCaagggtggagagaaaggcaACTTTCAAAAAGGAGTGTGTTATTAAATGAGGCATTTACTATACTCCTTCCTAAGAGCACCAGGTGGGGGACAAGTGTTCTAAACTAGATCTAGGAAGTGGAATGTGGAGTCAGTCCATCCTCCTCCCTTAAGGGCTGTCCAATGgttactgaatttaaaaaacatgactaaataaaaacaaaccccacacacactccccccccccaaaaaaagaaaaaaacaaaaacaaaaagaacaaaaacaaaaacaaaacccctaaaTGTCCCGGATTATTCTCCAGAGTGGATGGAGCCCCGGGAGCAGCTTCAACAGCCCAAATTAGTCTGTTACAGAGTCATCACAAGCATGCCTtgcttttaaacaaacaaacaaaaaaaaatttttttttttgaaatgacagAACAAAAACTAGTACTAACCGCTTTCTGACAATACACAATTACTCAAATTAACTAGTactgagagggggaaggggaccATACCTATGGGCCTTGTCTCACACGAGTGCATGTGGGTAGGTGCAGGGCATTTGTCATTATTGCAAAAacgaattttaatttttaatctttagtttGATTTAACATTGCTTTTAGTACGATGCTGACACCAGCTGTGCGGAAAGGGCTCTggagatgttcatagcagcacacATCTGTGGGTCTTCTTCggttctggaggctccagggcagCCAGTATTGCTTCGTCAAATACATTCTTTAGGCCTTGCTGTGTGAGTGCAGAACACTCCACATACTTGAGCGCCTTCAGGTCACGGGCCAGCTTTTCAGCAGTCTCTGGAGTGATAGGCTTCTGTTTGTTCTTGGCAAGTTTCTCAATCGTAGAGGGGTCATCTCGGAGATCAATTTGGGTCCCAACAAGCAAGAAAGGAGTCTTTGGACAGTGGTGAGTTATCTCAGGCACCCACTTCTCCTTCACATTTTCAAATGAGGATGGAGAGGCCACTGAAAAACAGACTAGAAATACATCTGTTTGTGGATAACTCAGCGGTCGTAATCTGTCATAATCCTCTTGCCCTGCAGTATCAAAAAGTCCAAGAGTATATGGCTCTCCACCAATCATAACTGTGACTGCATAGTTGTCAAAAACAGTCGGTACATACTCCGATGGAAATTTATTTGTTGTGTAGGATATCAGGAGACAGGTTTTACCAACGGCACCATCGCCCACAACAACACACTTAATTGTCTGCATTGCTGAAACGGTTTTGTatccactttaaatatttcaaattcaatGGTGACCTCAGCTTCTCCGCCGGGGCCTAGTATCCAGTATCTTATGTAGTGTCTGTTGGGATGCAACTTAAGCAAGGTGGCATCAGAGTTAAATACTGAGGCAAAGGATACTCTTGACTGAGGTGTTTTGCTCCGTGCAAAACAGACTTGGGCCATCATCTCTCCTAGCTTTAGTGTCCATATAATCATCTATCTGTATATAAATGTCCATATCTGTATATATGTCCATCTATCTGTATATATAAGTGTCCATATAATCATCTATCTGTATATAAATGTCTGCACATTGATACCCACATGACTTACTCTGTCTCGcattatatttcagttttatgaGAGCTCTCATGTATTCAAATCAATCACAGGCTAAGGAAGGAGAGTTTGCTAGTGAGTCACTGCACTGTCGCTGCCttgatgggaaggggcagagagggagggagaggcagagagaactctaagcaggctccaacgtggggctcgatctcagaaccctgagatcatgacctgggacaaaatcaagagttagacgcttaactgactgagccaccgaggcgcccctctgTCGCTCCTTTGAAAGTGCCTCCTGGCCCTTCTGTGTACCATCACAGCTGCAGCTGTAGTTTTCCATCATTGCATAATGTCTCTAGTTATGTCAAGGACTGGCTGACATCCTTAAAaccaaataatattaatttaaaaattttaggtgtgttaataaaacattttggatGGGTCtgaagagagagtgagtgtgctaattactgtaagaaataaaattgatcagATATAAGTTGGAATTGCCTCTTAGATGAaattatatattaacttttaaaaattttaatatattatcattTCACGATGTTCTGCCATGTCAGCAAGGTTTGAGAATTACAACTATGAAAGCTTAGAGGATAAAACTGATTTACCCCAAGGCATTAATGATTTAAAGGAGTTACCTCAACAAGAAGTATTTGCAAGTGAGAAGCAAAGTTGTTTATGTGGGGCTGTGGTGTAGAAATCCAGGCCGGGTCACTTCACTGAGGGCCATTTTTAGCTTTCTCAGTGACATTTAAGTGAGGGTATCATCTATGCAAAAAGCTGGCCCTACTGATAGAATTCTGTGGATCATTAACACTGTTGTAACTGCTCTTTTAAGGTGAATATGCAGGTTTTGATGAGATGCAGCCAACAGCCGAATctggtgggaaaggaaaagttattaaacttttaaaggaaaaatttcattttaagaaaattatcatGATTGGAGACGGAGCCACAGACATGGAAGCCTGTCCTCCTGCTGTAGGTATTAAGTGTACTAGTTTTCTCTGGTTTGTGGTTCTGTTTTAAACAGCTGATTTAGAACTTGGTATGATTGCTTAGGTGAGATAAGAGAGAAGAACATCCAGGTGTCACtgtaaaacaaccaaaacaattaAGACACCTTCAGTCTCAATATGTCAACTGACTTTTTGCAAACCTGAAAAAAAACCATCTAGAACTTTACCACCCTGTTCCTGTGGTATGGCTGCCACCTCTTAGCCCCAGTGTGTGCTCAAGGTTTGGCTTCGATTCCCCAAATAATACCACAAATAATAATTCAGATCTTATAACTGTAATCAAAATTTTACTGTCTTTTTATATTTGACGAACTATTTCCTCATATAgtatcttctcctttttttttttttttaatttttttaatgtttatttatttttgagacagagagagacagagcatgaacaggggagggtcagagagagagggagacacagaatcggaagcaggctccaggctccaagctgtcagcacagagcccgacacggggctcgaactcacggaccgtgagatcatgacctgagccgaagttggacgcttaaccaactgagccacccaggcgccccaagtatctTCTCCTTTTTACTGAGTAGGGAACTGAGGCTGGTGGATGTTTGATAACGTGCCTATattaaagcattttattcttctgaATGAATGCTGTTTTCTGAGACTAGGAAACATGCTATACAGCAATGTGTCACTTTCATGCAGGACTTTGCCCTTATCAGCTCATACTAAATTAAGAAAACCTGAACCAAAAATGTAGTGGTGAGCTTTTTACTACCTAGTTTCCTGAGATCTAAAAATAGTTGTCTTTGTAAATGATTAACCCAAAGTGGTTAAAGAATCTTTGGATCCTTTTAACTTACTTGAGTCAATTCAAGATAAGAAGATGTCTTCAGATGATTTACAATCAAGGCTGCGGTTGACTAAGTCACGAATGCTGGACTAGTCCAATGAGGAGTATGTAGAAGTCACATATGCCCAGTTCTATCAGGGAGCTCCCCCTCCTGATGTCAAGAGGTGACAAAATTATAATTCCAGAGGACCCTTCCAGTCATTGGAAGATGACACGGCCTGACCGAGCCAAGGGAAAGTGTGTGCTGGCACACGTGGTCAGAGCAATGTGTGATTTGAAGGAAGGGCAACAGCCACCATGTGCAGGCCTGGAAGGACCCAAGGGAGAAGTGaccaggtggggggcaggaggcagggaggcagcagaGCAGAGTGAGGATGTTCTAGGCACAGACCTGGGCTGGTCAGTGCACAAGAACTGGCAAGAATGGGCTTTCTCTTCAGCAACCGCTGAAGACTTTATGCGTCAGGCACTTTGGTGTCCCTGTGAGGTCATGGGAAGCCCTGGAAGGCTGCTGGACAGAGAGGGAATGAGTTGGTGTGTTAGGACCCCGAGCGGGTGCTGGCATGCAGAAAGGAGGCTCAGTTAGGAGGCTACACTTAACTGGAAGGTAAGAATCTCATTATGTTTCCCTCCTTATGTGGTATGagaacaaaaatgaagagaaaggcaAGTAAAAGAATTTTCAACTTCCAAATTGTGTATGTAGTGTCTATATCCTGgcggaaaaagagaaaatactatgtttttaaatttgtatttatttgagagagacaaagtgagtgggaagggaaagacagagagggagagagaatcccaagcaggctccacgctgccagcacagagcctgatgtgcggctggaacccacgaaactgtgagatcgtgatctgagctgaaaacaagagtctggtgcttaactgattgagccacccaggtgccctgagaaaatactattttaaaaatgactacaaGAAGGTGTCACTTggtagaaattaaggaaacaacaTAACCTTCAATAATTTTAACGATGGAGAGTGGAGTGCTGGCAGCAGATCCTGGGACTGTCATCTGCTTCATCCCAGAATAACACCCTCCCTGGGAGGGAGGTCTGTCAGGTTCACGCAGGGCACCTGTCAGGAGGCGCCTGCTCTGGTCCTGATTCTAGGCCAGTGGGATCTCCACTGCACTACAGGCTTCTCTTTATTCTTCCCTCTTTGAGATTGCCTGGCCTAGTTGTGAATGCATCTGGTTTAGAACTCAGATGGGATTTTACCTTTGTAAGCAATTGCATTGGTTTTTAGAGGGCTTCAGTTCTCCTGGAAGCCTGCAGTGTCCCCTGGCCTGATTGGACTGACAGCGGTGTTGCACTGACTCATTCAAGGACGCtcccagggagctggggaggcacCCCCTTGAGGCTAGGCTTAACCTCTCTTTGCAGAACagttcattcttttcaaatacttaCTGCCCTAGGGTGCCgctatatctttttttatttttttaactctccttttttcccctttcttagGATGTTTTCATTGGATTTGGAGGAAATGTGATCAGACAACAAGTAAAAGACAACGCTGAATGGTACATCACTGATTTTGTAGAGCTTTTAGGAGAACTTGAAGAATAATGTCAATTTTTATACAGTTTGTAACAACTtcggttaatttttaaaagttatacagTTTGATACCGTTTGCCTAAAATTGCCTATTACAACTTAATGTATAGATTTGGTACTCATTATCTGTACTTCAAGTAAACTATGGAAAACTGCTTTTTTTAACTGCAGTCCTAGTGTTATTATGACCATTAATTACCTGGATAGTTTTATAATcttaattctttatgtattttcctatctgtattttatttgaagCCTTTTAAAGGTGGATAGTAAATTAAACACCATCACTGTTGGAAATATGGGTTAGGCAGCTTTAGGTGACTATTGGTTTTCCCTATGGTAGGTAAATAAAAGTTATCCATGTATCAGAACAGATTTGTGGCATTGTCCATTCTGCCTGTGATGTATTTCAGTATCTAATATTTCAAGCACCTTTACGTTTTTGGGTAGAAACAACAGCCAGGCAAGGAACCAAGGGGCTGGAGACCCCGTTGATCACAGGGCGTAGTGCTTGTCACCACTCAGCCCCCACCAGCCCTCCCACTGGGCAGAGGGCTGGATGCGCTTTTATTAGCTCTTGGAATTTGTCAAACAGGGAATGTTACAGAggcttaaaagaaaatagagccttggagcgcctgggtggctcagttggttaagcttccgacttcctccgactcacgtcatgatctcatggtttgtgagttcaagccccacatcgggctctgtgctgacagctcggagcctggagcctgctttggattctgtgtctcattctctctcttcccctcccgcacttgtgcgctctctctctctctctctctctctgtctctcaaaagcaaataaatgtaaaaaataaaattaaaaaaaaaatggagacttggagcgcctgggtggctcagttggttaagcctctgacacttgtttttggctcaggacatgatctcacagttgcggGATCGAGCtctcctttgggctctgtgcctggcgtggagcctgctgaagattctctctcctctgcccctctcctgctcacttgtgtgtgtgctctctctctctgtctcaaaaaaaaaaaaaaaaaaaaaaaaaagccttaaacaAAAGTAGTGACCTTAAAAAATGGATATTTGATAATCGcatgaaataaaagaagttaTTACACATTTTACTCATTCCGAATGAAGATCAGAGTTTTCccttaaataaattaagaaatgccTCCTAATAGCCTATATGCACCATTTCTTTCTTAACAGATGACTCGGAAAGACGTGAAAGCCAGGTTTGCGTTTATTCTGGGCAGTACCAAGAAAGAGACATTTCAGAACATGCTTTGAAATTATGTGGttattggggaacctgggtggctcagttggttacgcatctgactctggattttggctcaggtcgtgatctcacggttcatgggatcaagcccagcatcgggttctgtgctgatggtgtggagcctgcttgggattctctcgccctctctgtctctgcctctccccacccatcaaaataaataaacattaaaaacaatagtaTGTGGTTATATACCCTCCCTGGTTGAAAATTGGGAGAGGATAAAGAGGTTTAGGAAGTAGGAAGAAGATAATGAAGTAGAAAAGGCCAGAATGGTTTAATATAGgaaattatatgagaaaaaatttatatctcaaaacaataatttaaatttatctgGCCAAATAATCAGATATTATTTAGCCAAATAGTCAAGTCAGATGAATCGAATTTCCTTCCAGATCCAAGTTGCCCCGGGAGAGACGTGAAGTAGGTTGGGCAACATTTACATGAGACTCCAGACAACGAGGCGGTTGTTCGGTCGAGGTTGCTGGCTGGCAGCTCTCCTGGAAGCCGTTTCGTGGGACTTGCCCTTGCACTGAGCTCCGGGCAGGACTGGGCGTGCCAGGGCTGGCGTGCCAGGGCTGCCGGTGCTGCAAACTGCCACCAGCAGTGTGCGTGAGCTGCAGAGCCGTCCTCGGGGAGGTGGAGGACTGAAGCCCCTGCTGCTTCTACCTGCCAGGCTGCCAGAGCCCGCCTTCTACAGGGCGGTGTCCTGAACAGGATGTGCACACTGGATTTGGCTCAGGGGAGTCTGCTGGGCTGAGAAATCTACCCACATAGAACCTTTTAGACCAATTGCACAAGCCCCCGGGCCCCCAGGCTGCCCAGCTCTCAGCAAGCTGCACAGAAGCAGCACACACAATCCCTTCTTTGTTGTGTTGGGGTGAGCCTGAAATGATGCAAGAACTGCCCTAACCTCTTCCTTGCTTTTTGAATTCTGGATTTGCTGGAAACAGCCACAGAGTGGCTCTCCCAGGAGCTATGTACGTGGTTGTGGTAGGACAGGAGTCAGTAAGTGTTGGCAGTGCGATGTGGCTTTCTATCCTTGTGATGCCATTTTTCATTCTGATGGTGCACACTGCTTATGTAAACAAATAGTTAAGAACTGGGGTCATGAAGTTAAGAATTGAAATTTTTCATGGTATTAAATTGAAACAGGAGAAGTCCCTCAAAGCTTTTATACGCCTAAAAAAGGAGATAACCTAAGGCCTTTATCTCCTATCCCACCCCCTTCTCTGGTTTGCCGCTatgattcttctctcttctggAGACAAGTGTTTCTTCCTGTCCAGCCGGCTGCCATTCCCAAGAGTTGGGGAGGGCATTCTAGGCCTGGGGCTGGAAGATTCTGGAGATTCAGACCTGGGGTAGGAAGCTTCCGGAGAGTCAGGTGGTCCGCCTCAGCAAATGTTGGCACAAGCATGATGGCTTTTGCCTCTGTGACCCTCAGAATTGTTATGATTGGATGCAGGAAATGTCGGGAGTGATCTGACCACACGTCACACTGCTCATTTTCACATTTCCAAGGTGTTTGCACGTTTCCTCTTGTGATTCTCACATCCCTGAGGTCAGCAGTATAGATATCACTGTCCTCTTTTTAACAGGGGACAGCAAGCTCACAAGAGTTGATGCTACAGGGTCACATTCAGAGCTGGAGCTCAGGCCAGTGATTTCCTCAGCGTTCTTTATATTATGCATTGCTAGAGAGTTAACAattggacgcctgggtggctcagttaagcgtccgacctcggctcaggtcgtgatctcgaggttcgtgagtttgagttccacattgggctgtctgctctcagcacggagcttgctttggatcctctgtctccctctctctgccccttccccgctcatgtgagctctctctctcacaaaaataaacatttaagagagTTAACAACTTACTGGGGCCAGAACAATATAC
This window encodes:
- the PSPH gene encoding LOW QUALITY PROTEIN: phosphoserine phosphatase (The sequence of the model RefSeq protein was modified relative to this genomic sequence to represent the inferred CDS: inserted 1 base in 1 codon); this encodes MVSHSELRKLFCSADAVCFDVDSTVIREEGIDELAKFCGVEDAVSEMTRRAMGGAVPFKAALTERLALIQPSREQVQRLIAEXPPHLTPGIRELVSRLQERNVQVFLISGGFRSIVEHVASKLNIPSTNVFANRLKFYFNGEYAGFDEMQPTAESGGKGKVIKLLKEKFHFKKIIMIGDGATDMEACPPADVFIGFGGNVIRQQVKDNAEWYITDFVELLGELEE
- the LOC122209542 gene encoding cell division control protein 42 homolog; translation: MQTIKCVVVGDGAVGKTCLLISYTTNKFPSEYVPTVFDNYAVTVMIGGEPYTLGLFDTAGQEDYDRLRPLSYPQTDVFLVCFSVASPSSFENVKEKWVPEITHHCPKTPFLLVGTQIDLRDDPSTIEKLAKNKQKPITPETAEKLARDLKALKYVECSALTQQGLKNVFDEAILAALEPPEPKKTHRCVLL